A window of Pseudomonas alcaliphila JAB1 genomic DNA:
GAGGGTATCCATTCAGGGAGTGATCACCCCTAACCGGATGAGCCGCAAAAGTCCGACAAATTTTTTAAGCGATGGGCACAACGCGCACCCACCAGCGGGTTCGCTCCACCAACGTTACCGGCAGCAGATGAGTGATGTTGTGCAACATCAGCTCGGGTTCAGCGAGGCGAAAAACGCCGGACAGGCGTAAGTCGGCTATCGCCGGATCACAACCCAGCCAGCCATGCCGGTAGCGCCCGGCCTCGGCGAGAAAATCCGCCAGGCGAATGTCGTTGACTACCAGCAGCCCACGTGTCCAGGCGAAGGGATCGAGCGCGCTTCGCCCCAGCGGGATCACACCCCTCGCCGATACCGCCAGCCCCTCGCCCGCCTGCAACTGATGCTGCCCCGCGGCGACGCGAACCTGCACCTCACCCTGCTCGACTCGTATCTCGCTGCGGTTGTCGTACTCGCGCACCGACATGCGCGCGCGGTGCCCCACGCATTCGGCAAAGGCGCAGCGCAGTTGCCATTGCTCGCCCTCGACCAGCGCCTCGCCGCTACGCAACGAGAGCTTCTGGCCGTGAATATCGATCGCGCTACCCGTGTTGAGCAGCACCTCAACATCACCCGGCAGTTCGAAACGCCGTGTTTCGCCGGTGGCCGTGGCGAAGTCAGCGCGCCACACCGGTACCGAGGCCGCCGCCAGCAGCGTGGCGCTACCAGCCGTCAGGCCAAGCAGCTTGAGCATGCGTCGCCGGCTCAAATCAGCCTCGGCCCGCTGCAACAAGGGGATGGCCTGCGCCGCATCGCCCAGCGGATTCAGCCGAAACAGCCCGGCCATCTGCTGCAGGCGTTGCCAGGCCTGGTCGTGCTGTTCGTCCTGCGCCAGCCAGTCGTGCAACTGGCGTTGCAGCTCGGCGCTGGCAGGCTCGGCGCGCAGGCGCATCTGCCATTCGATGGCCGCACGGACGATCGACTCGGAAGGCTGCCCGACGGCCATTACGGCGCGACCTCGAAGCACAGGCGATAGCAATGCAGCAAGGCGTGGGCTACATGCCGCTCAACGGTACGACTGGAAACGCCCAGTTGCCGCGCCACCTGCGCATGGTTGAGGCCACCGAGCTGATACAGCAGAAATGCCTCGCGCACAGCGGGCTTCAACCCTTCGAGCAGTTGCGCGATGCGCTCTAGGGACTGCAAGGCTTCGTAGCGAACCTCCGGGGACGGATGGCTCGCCTCGGGCAACAGCGCCAGGGCTTCGAGATACGCGCGCTCCAGCGCATCGCGCCGCCAGTGATCGATCAACAGGCCACGCGCGATACGCGCCAGCAAGGCACGAGGCGCTCGATTGTCGACAGGTTGGTCACGCACCAGCAGGCGCAGAAAGGTGTCCTGAACCAGATCCGCCGCCTGCTGCGAACAGCCGACCGAACGCCGCAGCCAGCCATGCAGCCAGCCCTGATGCGTGCCGTACAGCACCTCAAGGGGAATGATCGAATCGGTTTCGGACGGGGACATAAAGCGGCGCATACCAACAGACTGAAAACACCATGGATAAGCATGGCGACCGCTGCGAACATTAATAGCGAATCATTCTTATTACAAATTTTTCAACTTGCGAAGCACCAGCCTGGCGAGTCAGGTCGTCCCACCTCGCTCTTTTCAGCTAGCGATAGGCACTAAAATGACCGCCGCCTTGCCACCTTTTATATCGAGCGGCCCATGACGGGCTGTGGTTCGAAGTGCCAAGTGATACCATTGCGCGCTTCGACGTCGCCCTGAGCACTACCAGGCCCCGGCGCCACGATGCCCGACACTCCCCCCATGCCTCACCAGCCTATCGGCTCGTCTGCCGGCAGGGGCGTAGCGTTCACTTATATGCGCAGGTTCGTCTTCCTCGGTTCGGGCCGGGCTGAAAGGCTCGAAAGCGGTATCACCCTTTAAACAGCGCACCTCAAGTTATTGATAGGTAAGTCCTTTGATTTCCACCGCTAACATCACCATGCAGTTCGGCGCCAAGCCGCTGTTCGAGAACGTTTCCGTCAAGTTCAACAACGGCAACCGCTACGGCCTGATCGGCGCCAACGGCTGCGGCAAGTCGACCTTCATGAAAATTCTTGGCGGCGACCTCGAGCCTTCCGGCGGCCAGGTGATGCTCGAGCCGAACGTGCGCCTGGGCAAGCTGCGCCAGGATCAGTTCGCCTACGAAGAATTCAACGTGATCGACACCGTGATCATGGGCCACGAGGAGCTGTGGAAGGTCAAGGCCGAGCGCGACCGCATCTACTCGCTGCCGGAAATGAGCGAAGAAGACGGCATGAAGGTTGGCGAACTCGAAGGTGAGTTCGCCGAGATGGACGGCTACACCGCCGAATCGCGCGCGGGCGAGCTGCTGCTGGGCCTGGGCATTCCGCTCGAGCAGCATTTCGGCCCGATGAGCGAAGTCGCCCCCGGCTGGAAATTGCGCGTGCTGCTGGCCCAGGCGCTGTTCTCGGACCCGGACGTGCTGCTGCTCGACGAGCCGACCAACCACCTGGACATCAACACCATCCGCTGGCTGGAAACGATCCTCACGGCGCGCAACAGCACCATGATCATCATTTCCCACGACCGTCACTTCCTCAACTCGGTCTGCACCCACATGGCCGACCTGGATTACGGCGAGCTACGCCTGTTCCCGGGCAACTACGACGAGTACATGACTGCCGCGACCCAGTCGCGCGAGCAGCTGCTGGCCGACAACGCCAAGAAGAAAGCGCAGATTTCCGAGCTGCAGAGCTTCGTCAGCCGCTTCTCGGCCAACGCCTCCAAGGCCAAACAGGCGACCAGCCGCGCCAAGCAGATCGACAAGATCCAGCTGGCCGAGGTCAAGCCGTCGAGCCGCGTCAGCCCGTTCATTCGCTTCGAGCAGAACAAGAAACTGCACCGCCAGGCCGTGACCATCGAGAAGGTGTCCAAGGCCTTCGACGACAAGGTGCTGTTCAAGAACTTCAGCTTCACCGTCGAAGCCGGCGAGCGCGTGGCGATCATCGGCCCTAACGGTATCGGCAAGACCACCCTGCTGCGCACCCTGGTCGGCGAAATGGAGCCGGATGCCGGTTCGGTTAAATGGACAGAGAGCGCCGAGGTTGGCTACTACGCCCAGGATCACGCCCACGATTTCGAAGATGACGTGACCCTGTTCGACTGGATGGGCCAGTGGACGACCGGTGAGCAGGTGATCCGCGGCACCCTCGGGCGCATGCTGTTCTCCAACGACGAAATCCTCAAGTCGGTGAAGGTCATCTCCGGTGGTGAGCAAGGCCGCATGCTGTTCGGCAAACTGATCCTGCAGAAGCCCAACGTGCTGGTGATGGACGAACCGACCAACCACCTGGACATGGAGTCGATCGAAGCGCTCAACCTGGCGCTGGAGAACTACCCGGGCACGCTGATCTTCGTCAGCCATGACCGCGAGTTCGTAGGCTCCCTGGCCACGCGCATCATCGAGCTGTCGGACAACGGCGTGACCGACTTCAGCGGCACCTACGACGACTACCTGCGCAGTCAGGGCATCATCGTCTGACCATACGCTACAGAAACAACAAAGCCCGCTTTCGCGGGCTTTGTTGTTTCAGCGCTCTGCTCAGGCAGTGGCGAACAGCTCGGAGATACGCTGCGCTGCACCTTTCATGGCTTCGGCGCGCGGCTCTTCGCCGTAAGCCAGGCCTTCGGCGCGAACGATCTCGATATCGTCGATGCCGACGAAGTTCAGCATGCGCACCAGATAGTCCTCATGCGCCTGGCCAGACGGCTGGCCGGCATGAATGCCACCGGCGCTGGAGGCGATCACCACGGTCTTGCCGCCAGCCAGCCCTACCGGGCCGTTCTCGGTGTATTTGAAGCTCTTGCCGGCGACGGCGATGCGGTCGATCCAGGCCTTCAGTTGGCTGGGAATGGCGAAGTTATACATCGGCGCACCGATGACGATGGCATCGGCCGCGAGAAACTCTTCCAGGGTGCGTTCGGCCAGCTCGGCCTCGTGTTTCTGCGCGGCGTCACGCAGCTCGGCCGGCGTGCCGGCGGCGACCAGGGTGGCAGCGGAAAAGTGGCTCAGCGCATCGCTGGCCAGGTCGCGGTAGGTCACCTGAACATCTGCAGTGACAGCGCTCCAGGCCTCGACTACAGAACGGCTGAGCTGACGGGAAGCGGAAGCATCGCCGAGGATGCTGGAATCGAGGTGCAGTAGTTTCATAGGTGCTCTCCAGAGTGCTATGCGACGTGGTGACGCAATTGCACAGAGGCTACCGATGTAACCAATAGCCGATAAGACGGCAAAAATGCGATAGTTCATCCCATTGATAGGACGATGACATGCATGACCTTAATGACCTGTTCTACTTCGCCAAGGTAGTGGAAGCCGGTGGTTTCGCTGCTGCCGGGCGTGGCCCTGCTGCCCGACGTGATCAATGATTTTCTGACGCGCTACCCCAGGGTGCAGCTGGAGGTCTTGCAGACCAGCCGCCGTATCGATCTGCTCAACGAGGCCGTGGACGTCGCCCTGCGCGTGCGCAACGCCGATGACGAAGAACCGGGCCTGATCACTCGCCGGCTGCTACCGGCGCGCGCGCTGGTGGTGGCGCGCCCGGATCTGATAGCCGGGCTGCGCCTGGAGCAGCCCGAAGATCTGCAGCAATTGCCTGCGCTGGGCGCCATTGGAGCCGACCGGCGCATTCATCTGCGCTTCCATCACAACACGACGCAGGAGGCTCGCGAAATCGCCCTGGAGGCGCGCCTGGCCGTCGACGACTTTCCCATGCGCAAGTCGGCGGCCCTGGCCGGGGTGGGCATTACCCTGCTGCCCACCACGTACTGCCATGAGGAATTGGCCGATGGCAGCCTGGTGTCATTGCTACCGCACTGGACGGTGCCTGAGGGCTATGTCCAGTTGGCCTACACCCACAGGCGCGGCATGTCGCCGGCCGTCCGAGCCTGGATCGAGTTGCTCAGCGACGCCTTCAGCCGCTGGAGCTTCCCGCTCTGACTCAGATGCGGAACTGACGCACCAGCGCGCCGAGGCGATCACCGAGGCCCGCCAGGCTGCGCGCTGTCTGCGCACCACGCTCGGTTTCGTCGGCAACGCTATCCACGGCAACGGCGATCTGATGCACGCTGCGGTTGATCTCCTCGGCCACTGCCGTCTGCTCCTCGGCGGCGCTGGCGATCTGCGCGTTCATCGCATTGATGGTGGCGATCAGTTGGGCAATGGCATCGAGCGACTCGCCGGCCTTGTTGGCCTGCTCGCTGGTCAGCTCACCCGCATCGCTGGAACGGCGCATCGAGGTCACTGACTGCTGGGTTCCCTGCTGCAGGCGGTCGATCATGCCCTGGATTTCCTGGGTGCTCTGCTGAGTGCGGCTGGCCAGCGCACGCACCTCATCGGCGACTACGGCAAAACCGCGTCCGGCCTCACCGGCACGCGCGGCTTCGATGGCGGCATTGAGCGCCAGCAGGTTGGTCTGCTCGGCGATGGAGCGGATCACGTCGAGCACGCTGACGATGGACAGCACGTCCTGCTGCAGGTTGTCGAGCGATACGCCACTGCTGCGGATGTCCTCGACCAACGAGTGAATGCGCTGGATGCTGCCATCGACCACGCTTTTGGCTGCCTGCCCTTCGCGGTCGGTCTGCTGCGCGGCTTCGGCGGCGTTCTGCGCGCTCTTGGCGACTTCGTGCGCGGCGGCGGACATTTCGTTGATCGCCGTGGCCACCTGATCGGTTTCATGGCGCTGCTGCCCCATGGCCTGCTCGGAGCGCTGCGCCTGCTCGGAAACCTGGCCGACCAGCTCGGTGAGCTGTCCGGTCATTTCGACGATCTGCCGCACCAGGCCATGCACCTTCTCGACAAACCGGTTGAAGGACCCGGCCAACTGGCCCAACTCGTCCTCACTGGTGACGGGCAGGCGGCGGGTCAGATCGCCCTCACCCGCGGCGATATCGTCGAGGTTGGCCTTGATCTGCTGCAGCGGACGCAGGAAGGCGTTGCTCAGCCAGACACCTATCACGCCAAACACCAGCAGAAGGATCGCCGCCACTACCATGATGCTGGTGATGATGGTGCCGATGCGGCGGTCGATCTCGGCCTGTACTTCGGCGATCTGCGCCTCGATACCGTCGAGGTTGAGCGCGGTGCCAAGGGCCATGTCCCATTTGGGCAGGTAGTAGCTGTAGGCGAGCTTGGGCACCATTACCGATTCGTTACCCGGCAGCGGCGAGGAGTAGTTGACGAAGTAGCTGTTGTTCTTCGCCACGTTGACCAACTCACGGTTGATGTACACACCGTTCGGGTCACGCCGGTCGGCCAGGCTCTTGCCGACATCCACCGGGCTGTCGCCACGGAACAGGCGCACCACGTTGGAGTCGTGGCCAAAGAAGTAGCCGTCGGCGCCGTACTTGATCTTCGAGAGGATGGCGATGGCCTGTTCGCGACTGGCCATGTCACCTTGCGCGGCGCCATCGTAGAGCCCCTTCACCGAGCCCAGTGCGATCTGGATATAGTGCTCGAGCTCGCTGCGTTTCTCCTGCAGCAGACGCTCGCGGGTCTCGGCCACTTCGTCAGCAGCCAGATTCTGCAACACCCTCGCCGCCGTACCGCTGAGCACCAGCGCGAAGAGGATGACGGGAACCAGCGCAAGCAGGATTACCTTGGCTTTCAATGTCAGGCGCATTCTTATTGTCCTTGTGTGCGAAACCAAAAACGGGGCTACCGATATATCGGCAACCCCGTGGAAGAATTAAGCGACCCAAGGCGCCGAGAACTTAATCCGGCGTCTGTTCACGCCTTTACAGCAGCATAGCGGCGGCCCAACCGAACGCCAGCAGCGGCAGGTTGTAGTGCAGGAAGGTAGGCACCACGCTGTCCCAGATGTGGTTGTGCTGACCGTCGGCGTTCAACCCCGAGGTTGGCCCGAGCGTCGAGTCCGAGGCGGGTGAGCCGGCGTCGCCCAAGGCCCCGGCCGTGCCGACGATGCAGACGATGGCCAGCGGGCTGAAACCCAGTTGCACGCCCAGCGGCACGAAGATCGCGGCGATGATCGGGATGGTCGAGAAGGAAGAGCCGATGCCCATGGTCACCAGCAGCCCGACCAGCAGCATCAGCAACGCGCCAACGGCCTTGTTGTGGCCAATCAGGGCTGCGGAGCTATCGACCAGCGTCTTGACCTCACCGGTGGTCTTCATCACCTCGGCGAAACCGGCCGCGGCGATCATGATGAAGCCGATCATGGCCATCATCTTCATGCCTTCGGTAAACAGGCCGTCCGCTTCTTTCCAGCGCACCACACCGGATACCGAGAAAATCACGAAACCGACCAGCGCACCGATGATCATCGAGTCCAGCCACAGCTGCACGACGAACGCCGCGGCGATGGCCAGCCCTGCCACCAGCAGGCTCAACGGGTTGTACTGCACGTTCACGCGCTCGGCCTGCGCGACCTTTTCCAGGTCATAAACGCGCTTGCCACGATAGCTGAACAGCACCGCCACGAGCAGACCGAAGAGCATGCCCAGTGCCGGAATGGCCATGGCCTGAGTGATGTTGATGCCCGTGACGTCGACACCAGACTTGGCGACATTGGCCAGCAGGATCTCGTTGAGGAAGATGCCGCCAAAACCCACCGGCAGGAACATATATGGCGTGATCAGACCGAAGGTCAGCACGCAGGCGATCAAGCGACGGTCCAGTTGCAACTTGCTCAATACATAGAGCAGCGGCGGTACCAGCAACGGAATGAAGGCGATGTGAATCGGCAGCAGGTTCTGCGAGGAGATCGCCACCGCCAGCAGCAGCCCGATCAGCAGCCACTTCAGCGCACCACCGGCGCCTTCCTGCTGCTTGCCGACCAGCGCCAGAGCCTTGTCCGCCAGGGCGTGGGCCAGGCCCGCCTTGGCGATGGCCACGGCGAAAGCCCCCAGCAGCGCGTATGAAAGGGCAACGGTCGCCCCGCCACCGAGCCCCTGGTTGAACGCCTTCAGCGTGCCCTCGACGCCCAGCCCACCAAGCAGCCCACCGGCCAGCGCACCAATGATCAGCGCCACGACCACGTGTACGCGACAGAGACTGAGGACCAGCATGATGCCGACCGCAGCGATTACAGCGTTCATAAAGCACTCCACCTGCACGGCGCAAAAAGCCGCGTACTCTGCCGTAAGCGAGCCACACCTGTCAAAACCCATGCTCGTTCATTATTTAAATCGAAACGTGCATAATTCCGACCACACACCGTATCGATCAAGAATACGGGCCGCACACCGATAACCCTGTAAGTCCATGTAGAAAGGAACGCACCATGCTGTTCAGCCGTCTTTCGATCCAATGGAAGATCACCCTGCTCGCCGGCCTGTGCCTGCTCGCCATCGTCACCTTGCTGGTGGGCGCCTCGCAGTATCAGTCCAGCCGCAGCGCCAGCCTGGTGCGCGACGCAAGCTCTGCCATGCTGGAAGAGAGCGCGACACTGCGCCTGAAGGCGCGCAGTGAATTACAGGCGATTCGCATCCAGCGTTACTTCATGGACGCCTACCAGTACGGCAAGGGGTTTTCCCGGCAGATCCTGTTTCTGCGCGAGCAGGCTGAGAAGCGCTTTCTCGATGCCTTCGACCTGCGTGAAGACCTGACCCGCCAGGTGCACAGCAGCCTGGAAGCCAACCCCGCCCTGCTCGGCCTGTACCTGGTGTTCGAACCCAACGCTCTGGACGGCAAGGACGAGCTGTTCGCCGACCAGCCCGACCTGGGCAGCAATGACGCAGGGCGCTTCGCGCTGTACTGGGCACAGCCCACGGTCGGCAAGCTGGAAGCCGAGGCCATGACCGAAGAATTGCTCGGCGACACCACGCCGGGTGACAACGGCGTGGCCTACAACGCCTGGTACACCTGCCCGCGCGAGACCCGTCAGGCCTGCGTACTGGAGCCTTATTACGACGAGGTCGGCGGGCAGAAGACGCTGATGACCAGCATCGCCTTCCCGCTGGAACTCGACGGCAAGATCATCGGCGTGATGGGCGTCGATATCAGCCTGGCCAGCCTGCAACAGATCAGCCAGGAGGCCAATCGCGAGCTGTACGACGGCCAGGGCCATATCAGTATCTTCAGCCCCAGCGCCCTGCTGGCAGGCCACAGCCGCGACGGCAGCCTGCTGAGCCAGCCGGTCGAGCGCG
This region includes:
- a CDS encoding Na+/H+ antiporter NhaC family protein encodes the protein MNAVIAAVGIMLVLSLCRVHVVVALIIGALAGGLLGGLGVEGTLKAFNQGLGGGATVALSYALLGAFAVAIAKAGLAHALADKALALVGKQQEGAGGALKWLLIGLLLAVAISSQNLLPIHIAFIPLLVPPLLYVLSKLQLDRRLIACVLTFGLITPYMFLPVGFGGIFLNEILLANVAKSGVDVTGINITQAMAIPALGMLFGLLVAVLFSYRGKRVYDLEKVAQAERVNVQYNPLSLLVAGLAIAAAFVVQLWLDSMIIGALVGFVIFSVSGVVRWKEADGLFTEGMKMMAMIGFIMIAAAGFAEVMKTTGEVKTLVDSSAALIGHNKAVGALLMLLVGLLVTMGIGSSFSTIPIIAAIFVPLGVQLGFSPLAIVCIVGTAGALGDAGSPASDSTLGPTSGLNADGQHNHIWDSVVPTFLHYNLPLLAFGWAAAMLL
- a CDS encoding ABC-F family ATPase, with the protein product MISTANITMQFGAKPLFENVSVKFNNGNRYGLIGANGCGKSTFMKILGGDLEPSGGQVMLEPNVRLGKLRQDQFAYEEFNVIDTVIMGHEELWKVKAERDRIYSLPEMSEEDGMKVGELEGEFAEMDGYTAESRAGELLLGLGIPLEQHFGPMSEVAPGWKLRVLLAQALFSDPDVLLLDEPTNHLDINTIRWLETILTARNSTMIIISHDRHFLNSVCTHMADLDYGELRLFPGNYDEYMTAATQSREQLLADNAKKKAQISELQSFVSRFSANASKAKQATSRAKQIDKIQLAEVKPSSRVSPFIRFEQNKKLHRQAVTIEKVSKAFDDKVLFKNFSFTVEAGERVAIIGPNGIGKTTLLRTLVGEMEPDAGSVKWTESAEVGYYAQDHAHDFEDDVTLFDWMGQWTTGEQVIRGTLGRMLFSNDEILKSVKVISGGEQGRMLFGKLILQKPNVLVMDEPTNHLDMESIEALNLALENYPGTLIFVSHDREFVGSLATRIIELSDNGVTDFSGTYDDYLRSQGIIV
- a CDS encoding DUF4880 domain-containing protein, with the protein product MAVGQPSESIVRAAIEWQMRLRAEPASAELQRQLHDWLAQDEQHDQAWQRLQQMAGLFRLNPLGDAAQAIPLLQRAEADLSRRRMLKLLGLTAGSATLLAAASVPVWRADFATATGETRRFELPGDVEVLLNTGSAIDIHGQKLSLRSGEALVEGEQWQLRCAFAECVGHRARMSVREYDNRSEIRVEQGEVQVRVAAGQHQLQAGEGLAVSARGVIPLGRSALDPFAWTRGLLVVNDIRLADFLAEAGRYRHGWLGCDPAIADLRLSGVFRLAEPELMLHNITHLLPVTLVERTRWWVRVVPIA
- a CDS encoding methyl-accepting chemotaxis protein, with amino-acid sequence MRLTLKAKVILLALVPVILFALVLSGTAARVLQNLAADEVAETRERLLQEKRSELEHYIQIALGSVKGLYDGAAQGDMASREQAIAILSKIKYGADGYFFGHDSNVVRLFRGDSPVDVGKSLADRRDPNGVYINRELVNVAKNNSYFVNYSSPLPGNESVMVPKLAYSYYLPKWDMALGTALNLDGIEAQIAEVQAEIDRRIGTIITSIMVVAAILLLVFGVIGVWLSNAFLRPLQQIKANLDDIAAGEGDLTRRLPVTSEDELGQLAGSFNRFVEKVHGLVRQIVEMTGQLTELVGQVSEQAQRSEQAMGQQRHETDQVATAINEMSAAAHEVAKSAQNAAEAAQQTDREGQAAKSVVDGSIQRIHSLVEDIRSSGVSLDNLQQDVLSIVSVLDVIRSIAEQTNLLALNAAIEAARAGEAGRGFAVVADEVRALASRTQQSTQEIQGMIDRLQQGTQQSVTSMRRSSDAGELTSEQANKAGESLDAIAQLIATINAMNAQIASAAEEQTAVAEEINRSVHQIAVAVDSVADETERGAQTARSLAGLGDRLGALVRQFRI
- a CDS encoding FMN-dependent NADH-azoreductase; amino-acid sequence: MKLLHLDSSILGDASASRQLSRSVVEAWSAVTADVQVTYRDLASDALSHFSAATLVAAGTPAELRDAAQKHEAELAERTLEEFLAADAIVIGAPMYNFAIPSQLKAWIDRIAVAGKSFKYTENGPVGLAGGKTVVIASSAGGIHAGQPSGQAHEDYLVRMLNFVGIDDIEIVRAEGLAYGEEPRAEAMKGAAQRISELFATA
- a CDS encoding sigma-70 family RNA polymerase sigma factor; protein product: MSPSETDSIIPLEVLYGTHQGWLHGWLRRSVGCSQQAADLVQDTFLRLLVRDQPVDNRAPRALLARIARGLLIDHWRRDALERAYLEALALLPEASHPSPEVRYEALQSLERIAQLLEGLKPAVREAFLLYQLGGLNHAQVARQLGVSSRTVERHVAHALLHCYRLCFEVAP